The DNA segment CAATCCTTTCCCACGGTgcgggagcaggagcagcaaCACCAGAACCGGAGGGGTTCGGGTTTGGTCTCACTTTCACCCACCGTTTCCACCAGTCTCCGGTGATTCTCTTGATGTCCTCGTCGAGGCCAAGATAATCGATGTTTCGGACAAAACCTTGCCACGTGATGGTTGAGGATGAAAGGCAATGGTTGATGTAATCCCTATCATGCCTGTGTGGATGGTCAACGGAAGCCTAAGGGTTGTTGAGCCCATCTGAAGAGGGCGTGACGGCGGGAATGGGCCAAGCCTGCAATCAGGTCGCTCAAGCTGGGGGAGACGTGGAGGAGAATCATCGGAACGTCGGAACGTCGGAACGTCGGAaaaccactcaccagtaCATCCAGTGCAGACAGACAAGGAAACTATCCGGGTCGGGTAACGGCACATAAAGCGCTTTGGGTTGTCCAGGCTGAGTAGGCATTACCTTAGCACCCTTGATGATTGGCGTATCCCAGACAAGCCGTCCCTCTGCGTCTCTCGGGATCGGACCCCTGGAGCGTCCGGCTGGAGAATTGAGAAGGGTGTGGAACATGGTAGATTGGGGTGTGAGATAGTCTCGATGAGCcgggaaggagaggcaTGTCTAGAGGTTACGAGAATGAGTTAGCTCCTATCCTGATCAGATAAAATCCTTCGGAAGCAAGAAAGCAGACTGTGAAAGACGATCGTGAGGTGCAACCATAGCGAAGCGACATGAGCCGAGTGTCTTGTATGCAATAGTCTGCCCATTCATGCCGATTCTTGCTTACCTCGTAGGCCCACTGATCGGGCAaacttccccttctccccgaTGTGTTCGCTCGACCTTCCACAGTGGATGCATGGGACAAATCATTTCCTATGACCGGTGTGATTGATGATCCTGCTCGTGTCTGGATGTTGCTGGTTTGAGGTGTGCGCGCAGAGTGAGCTCGACTGGAGAAATGGGCGGTAGGGGTCGAGGTGGCGTGGTCGCCTGGAGTCATCGATGATTGGTCCTGCGGATCGGTTGATAGGTTCCCATTGGCTGTGTTCTTGACATTCCAAGGAATGACTGCGATAGGATAGTTATAAGCAATCATACATGCGTCCTGTATTCTATACCGAATCTGCTGGAACATGTCACCCGGTGGTCGAGGAGTTGTGGCGAAAAAGGGCatggagatgagattgaAAAGCTCACTGATGTTTACTTCGGCGGTCGGAGCAGAGTGCCAATAGATTGGAGCCAGCTTGATCAATTGTTTGACGACGAAATCCTTGGGGATCTCATCCAAATTGGCGAGATGAGGATCGGGAACGAACCGCGCTTCACTGGACGGATAAGCAGTCTGAGGTGCAGCCGGAGCCGATTGATGCCATCCTCTCGGAGTCTGTTGTTGTTCGAGAGGTGCCGAAAGgagtggtcgaggtgacgGATACGGGACTTGACGAATACCGGCGGTACGTGGTTGAGGAGTGGGGAGTCCACCTCCGCCGCCGCCAGTACCTCTAGTTTGGGATGCGGCTCTCACGGTCCTTGCGTTGGGAAAAGAAGGTCGATTGCCTCTACGTTGagacatggacatggaaCCGAGAGGAGTGGCGATctgagaagaagctggagatCCACCCGTCGAAGGCCGTTGATCCTCCATAAGTGTCGGAGTGCGAGTCGGACCGCGTTGATCGACAGCGGATGCGATGGGGACAGGCTGAGGTGATTCTTGTTGATTTGCTCTGATGCTGAGCAACGTACGGATGTCGGGCCTGGGTCGAGGGGTAGTCGCCTGAGGAGTGATCGAACCTTCCTGACTTGCACTGTTCTCACTCATCTTGCTTCGGTAATGGCCAGTGTATGTACTGGACAGAAAGGGGGAGTGGATGGGACGTCGAGCAGAAAATGGGGAATCAGAGGCAGATGGCAGAGAAGACCGTGTGGGGACGATCACTGCTTGGGACTGGGCCTGTTCTGCAGGTTGACTGTATGCTAATAAGCGAGGCAAAGAATGCTTGGATCTCGTCTGCTGACCGTCGGCAGATGTATGTATAGGATGTAAGGTTTGACAAGGGGCAGCGGCTGACGAAAGAGGTtgacgaggtcgatgagcaGTGGGGTCAATCACGGTGTCAAAACGAAAAGAAGCAAAAGTGAGATCATGCGTGTATATCggagtggaggatgagatgtcCGTCGAAGTCGTGTGGGTTCTTGTGTGTTcatggtgatgatgtgatCGTACCAGCTGATCATCTCGTAGACGCTCGATCACGGTCGACGTCGAGTTGACAGTGTCTGGATCATGATCAGTTTTCCTTTTTGAATTATTTTGCCTCCCGAAAGATTCGGATTCGCAATTCTTTCGCAACGattcttctctctcaccctcctctccaactCCAACTCTGTCATCTATCATCGACACGTCCGCATCCTCCCTTGATGTCGCTTGATCGGTCGTTGTCAACATGACCAGAAAAAACAAGGGAGGAACAATAAGATAGATCGATCTTCGAGCCACGTGGCGGTCGATCGACCCTGGATCTCTTTCGTCGTTATCTCTTTTGTTCTCTCCTAATTTCTCAACTCGTCCCGTTGCGGTCAGATGCAGCTGGTGTTGTGATTGGGGCGCAGAAGGGCACGGACAGAGCGTCAGATCAATTCCATTCCATCCCACTCCAGAGACCTTCAGGGCAGATCTAGACAGAGGAGGACAAAGAAATGTGCAGAAATCTTCACGTAACTCTTGTCGGTGTCCTGGTGGTAACGCGTGCAAGCGATTTGGGATGTGACTAATCACTTTCGGTGATCAGAGCGTGCAGAGCCCGGTGACCGTCGGTGTTGAGGGTCTTTGATTTGTAAGCCTCGGGCGATGGGGCCGAAGATCTCGGATCTCGGTCAGGAGGATAGCACAATAGCACAAtaggaagagagatgagagtgtCGATCCCCGTGCGAAGTCGATGTGTTCTGGCAGACCGTTTTTCTCAAGTCGAGTGGAGGCGAAAGCGTGACTGTCGGTCAACAGCTCAACGAGGGTTTCTGCACCGGCAAACAGATCTGAGGGTCGTCGGAGGCCAAGGCGGTGTTCTCTTGAGAAGACTCCCGAAGAGTCCGCCAGGTAATGGTGATCTGAAGCCGAATTCGGGCGGTATGCTGATCGGAAAAGGGAGACTAGGAAAGCAGAGCGCTGGAGGATTCGGCCAGAACGTTTGCGTTTGGAGATCCAGTCTCACAAGCGCTCATTCAATCCAGTAAGAGGAGACCAACGTGACTTGTATCAggttgaggtgagttgactAATTCTAAAAATGCGAGGCTGCTGTAGGTCAGAATCAATTGTTGTTTGTCTTGAGAACAAAGGATCATGTCGTGTGGTCGCACTGGGACGCGCAGCATGCTACACTATCTGAACAGATTGATCACTACGGCGCAGAAGGACAAAGGAGTGATCTAACTATCTGAGGAACGATCGATTGACCTTTGAGTAGGATGTTGATTACTGGCTTGTACGGTGATTGCGATTACACCTACTGCTACGTGTCGTATCATGTCATGGCCTGCACAGGAGACTCGCTCAGCTTCCTCAGCGGATCCTTTCACACATTCATGTGGATTGGAAGGATGCAAAGGGGTCGAATATCGCCGTGCCAGAATTAGGGTCGCGGAAGTGGGTTTTCTCCTCGTTTGGCCAAAGGTAGACTACTGTGTCAACAAGCCGTGGAGGAGGTACAGTACACACCGTGAACAGACCACGTCTCCCTTTATTCTCGGCCGCACTGACGATTCGTCTGACCCCTTCGTGTCAAGAAGTCGTCCCACTATGATCAACCTTCAATGTCGGACATCGGACTCAATTGCTTTCCCGTCAGGTGCAGCTTTATTTTATACAGTGATACAGTAATCAGAGATCTCCGTGCTTTCTTGATCAAGATCCTTACACAGTCAGATAACTTAAGCGCCGGGATACTGCCACTTATGTGTCAACAGCGCCGCTCGACCATTCTGCGACATCACAGCAATCCAATTTATTGCACAAATGGAAGCCCATTCACTTGCAATTGAAGCCTGTGCTCCCTGATCTTccaaagacgacgaggtgggtAGTGCGCGATGACCTGATGTGACGATGGAACGATACTGCATGCATGTGATAACAATAATCGGGACACATTTCCGCCGAGTCACTCCTATCCCAGTCTCAGACAACTCCCGCCGTCGTCCTTCCAATGGCTTTCATAGCACCACCTTGCAGTATCGGCAaagtcttcttccccttcttcttcggttcCTCCATGAAACCGACTCTGACCAACCAGGCAATATACAGTCCGATCAGATCTTCATCCACGCCCGCTGTCTTGTTCTCCCCAGCAGAAGATGCTAATGCTTGAGCATTACGGTCGTCCAATTCGGCAGATTTGGTACTGGTAGGCAAGTCGTCCAAGACGAAATGCAGTAAGGGGAAAAGAGCATTATCTTGCGTTTCAAGTACGTGCTGTTCAAGCTTGGTACGCCAGTGGACGTATTCTACTTGCGTGACCTCGTATCCGTACGTTGACAGGGCACCGAGCAAGTCGTTGAATCGAATGGTGGGGTGACCACGAACATGCAGGATATTGAAAGCGGAGGtaggggaagaagacagcgTGGAAAGCGACGCGAGAAGAGCCACATGGTTGACTGGAGTAAGATTGACCGAGTTGTTGATATCAGGGATGAGACCAAGTTGGAGACATCCCTTGACCATTCGCCAGATGAAGTCATCGGTGTTCGAAACTGCGATCATTTTCGACTCGATCAGTCCATGGTAATTTCACTTCACCTGGGGATTcaaccactcaccagcagTCTTTGAATCACCCAAGATATATGCAGGTCTCAATATCCAACCAGACAAACCCTTCTTGCCCGCCTCCATGATGACCTTCTCCGCCACCCATTTGCTCTGACCATATCCACCTTCCAGTCCGGTCCTACCTTCTTCtagatcatcatcttccagaaGACCCTGACCACCGAGAGACACAAGCTCGTCTGCTTTTCGGACGAATTGCTCGTTGTCCAACACAGCACTTGTCGAGATGAACGAGAACTGCTTCGAGTGATGCGAAGCACAGAAATTAAGAGCTGTCACAGTCGAGAGTACATTGGCAGCCCTGAGCTTGGCGTAGGGGTAGACCCAATGCACGATAGCTCCGTTGTGCAGGACCGAATCCGCTTCCTCGGCAATTCGATCCCACTCCGAAGACGATAGACCAAATTTCTCCTCTGCAAGGTCACCAATGACAGCCTCCACGCGACCGTCTGTGATCCATTTCTCATCCCAAactcctcgaccttcacCACTATCCCTTAATCTTTGCACGCCTTGTTCTGAATTCTTCGCTCGGACAAGACAAATCACCTTCTTGACACGCCTGGAAAGCAAGTctttgaggatgaaggCACCCAAGAAACCAGTCGCACCGGTCAGGAACACGGTGAGTTCCTTAGTAGCAAAGTCCgcgggaagaggatcgaagTCGGGCAAGTTCTTGACCAGGGGTTCCAGATCCGCCGCATACGCGTCTTGCTTAGACAACTCCTTCCCGCTGTCCTCTCCGACACCGAGATCAGCGTTTCTGAGCAGATCAATTTCGGCAGCTTGACCGGCAATGGTCGGCTTGTCGAATACCAAGCCCAGCGGAGCGTTGACCACGAATGCCTTTCGGACCTCGAAAATCAGTCTCGTCGCGAGGATAGAGTGTCCTCCCATGTCAAAGAAATTCTCGTCCAGTGCTACGAGAGGTGGCGGAGAGGGTAACAGCCGAAGCCAGATATCGTGTATCGTCTTCTGTGTAGGTGTCATGTCGGTATTTGTagccgaggaagaaggaagtaACAACGAAGTGTcggggaagggaagaacaGGTTTGTCGATTTTTCCGTTGGGGTTGAGGGGAAGCTTGTGTAGCGGGAAGTACACTGCCGGTACACTGTAACTCGGcaacttcttcttgagATACTCTCGGATATCCTTGATAAGTCGACGATACCTCTTGACACCCTTGATCATTTCCGTTTTGAggtccacctcctcgatccCGTCCGCTTCACTCGAACTCATCAACCCGCTCAACTCGTCGCCGTCAACGGGTACAAAGTAGCTGACGAGaaccttctcttcgtccttgtcTCTTCGGACCAGAGTGACGTTTTCTCGAACAAGCGGGTGACGACTCAGATGCGTGTCGATCTCACCCAGCTCGATACGGAATCCACGAATCTTGATTTGATCGTCCGCGCGACCAGTGACTTCGACTCGACCGTCGGGCAGATATCGACCCAGATCTCCACTTCGATACATTCGATCTCGAATACCAAACCAGTGTTTGGCGGCCTCTGGGTCGGACTTGGCCAGTGTGTCTGGTCGTTCGACATTTTCACCGAACCAGTTGGTGACGAACTTTTCAGCGGTTGCTGAAGGGTCAAGATAGCCCTCAGCCAGACCACCAGATCGAACGTAgatctctcccatctcaccaACGGCACAGGGCACGTTTCGATCAGTCCTGTTGACGACAAGAAGTTGCACATCGATCATGCCTTGACCGGAAGGAATCAAGTCCTTTTGCGTAGTCAGGAAAGTCATGTCCTCGTTCACACTCGGGATGAGGAAGTAGGACACAGCTCGTTGAGTCTCAGTCGTACCGTACATGTTGATGATTCGGACGTTCTTGGCCAACGATTGTAGTCGCGTACAGTCTCGCTTGGTAAGGACGTCACCTACGAAGAAGGCATGTTTGAGAGTGGGGATCTGACGAGTAGCTTGAGCGGACAGAAGCTGACCCATCGCTGCATAACAGTCAGCAGAAATCACAGCCCAATGACTGTAAAGCTCACCTGGTGTCAAGTGTGTCACAGTGACTTCGCTTTCCGCCATCCACTCGGCCAATCGACCCGGTGTACCAATGTCATCTGCAGTAGGGACGTGAAGCTGGGCACCGAGGAACAGAGGTGTGAACACTGTTATTTATGTCAACGCATGCACAAGCATACACCGGGCGGAATACGCTTACTATCACGTTGAATAGGGTCGTGGGCGATACCACTAAGCATTGTGAACTTGGAAGTCCCGTCTAGCTCGAACCGCTTGCCCATCCAGGGGAAGAAGTGCGTCAAACTGAAATGTCTGCCCTTGACGCCCTTGGGAATACCCGTACTTCCCGAAGTGAAAGACAGTGTCGCCGGTGAGTCCGGGCCGAGAACGACTCCGGCTGAGGTTTGAGCATATTGTTGGAATGGCTCCAGAATATCTGTTTCCCCGACACGAGATCCGCTCACTGCTCCTTCGGAGGACAAACTTATCGCGGGCACGAGGAGTCGAAGGGAGAGATTCTCGGAGATGTAGTCGCTGACAGTCGGGGAGAGAGTACCAGCActggcgatgatgagaagtGCACGAGGGGTGGATACTGATAGGTAGACAGTctgacgagatggaggataCGCGGGGTCTGAGAACGAATTAGCGCACATGCAGCGCAGACTGTGAATGTGGaatgtcactcaccgactACGGAGAACACACCACCAGCCTTCAAGATACCCATCACACAGACCAACATCTCCACGCTTCTAGCAGCATAAACCATGACGACCTCGCCCCTTTCTAAACCGTTCTTGAGGAGAGCGTGAGCGACGACGTTACTCGCCTCATCTATCTGTCTATAGGTGAAagtcctccttcctctgctaGGTCCATCCATGATTGTCTGACCATCTGCTAGCTCGCTCTGCACGACACACACTCTATCAGGATGAGCCTTCGCGTTGGCCGAGAAGATATCGGGTATAGCACCGACGAAACCGCACCAATCTAGATCTGCAACCGGATCTGGTAAAGCGGCTGTCTGGGTTTGAGTCCGGATAGGCAGAGAACcgagaggatgggaagcTTCTCGAGCTGCAGCGGCCGATAGCagttggaggagagattCCAGCATTGCCGATATTCGACTTTGCGTGAAGAGAAGCGAATTGTATGCCAGTCGAAGGTATAGAGGAGGAATAGACGTTCTTGTCGCGGGAGTATCGGAGGGTgaagcgagaaggaagagtgtGAGATCTGTTGTCAGAGACGTAGACGGATCTTGCTCGACTTGTGTGGAGTCGAAGAACCTGACCCGGAAGAGCGGTCCCTCTGGCTTGATGTGATCTACCAATTTGGTGATCGGCACAGCGTCATCTGCTGCTTGttgttctctctccatgATCTGTCGCAAGACGTCAAAGAACGTCATCTCCGTAGCGATATCAAGCTTCAACAAGAGGGGCTGGGTTGTGCCGGGTGCAGACGTGCAGACGACAAGCGACGGATCGGGAGTGTATCGGAACAGGAGGATGGCGAAGGAAGTCAAGAGGATATGATAAGGggtggggagaggagatgctggaaagatggtggagaaCTCGATAGTGAGTCTCATAAGCGTCGTTGTGAGCGTCTGGGGAATCGACATGGTTTGGAACGACTCGACAAGCTTAGCAGGAGCTGTGAAGTACATCCAAAGATGATCAGCGTGAACTCTGCCGATTCAAAGCTCTGTTCCATTAAGAGCACGTACTCGGTCTAGGATAGTCGGTTGGGAGTGCCAAGCTGGGCAAAGCTCCCAAGCGCTGGGTCCATCGACCCAGACGGAGCTTGAGCTCGTCTTCGCTCACACCGTTCTGGACCGTCGACATTTTGATGGGTTCTTTCACCGGTGCGAACGCGATGGAGATGAACGAGATTGTAGGATTGAAGGGTTGTGATGAACTGAACTTTCTGACTTTTCGGAGTTCGCTCGACTCGAGGGAGGGCTTATCAATCGGCCGAACCCGCTCCTTCAAGCGAATCACAAGCAAAGGAGAATCACACGTCATGCTTGATGGTTATCACGTGATTCTTTCGGTTCTTATCCGATCGGGTCTCCGCGTCTTGTGAGATCTCTCGCATCCGTTATTTTATGCTTGATCTCGACTGAAGAGCCCACGTTCATCTGGtcttgatccttcttctcatcaacgGTAGTTACCAGAAAGACAGAAAGACAATCCGGATCCGGAGTCATGGCCGCAATCACCTTCACGCCCACGCTTCCTCTCGTGCCGCGAAAGGCCCCCCACGTCTTGACCATAGCTGGTAAGGTCCACCATGTCCAGTCTCATCGGGAATTTACTGACCATTCTCTAGGCAGTGATTCTGGCGGAGGTGCAGGTATTCAGGCAGGTCAAAGTCATCTCTCGCCATAGGGAAGACGCTGATCATATGGCGTGCTTGTTCAGGCTGATCTCAAGACGATCGAGGCATTCGGTTGCTATGGCTCATCCGTGCTCACAGGCCTCACCGCTCAGAACACAAAAGGTGTTCAAGCAGTTCATGCTGTACCCACGGATTTCGTAATCAAACAGGTACGTGGTATCTTCCAGGCGACATTTATCCGATAATCACTGACCCTCGGCACTTTCGTCAACAGCTTCAGTCcgtggtggaagatgaagcgCCTGTAGCTATCAAACTCGGCATGTTGACCTCGGCGACGACTATCCGAGCTCTCGCACAGTATCTACCGACTATCGAAAAAGCCATTGTCGTTTTAGACCCTGTGATGATCTCCACGTCGGGTCACTATCTCTTACCTGACGATGCTGTCGAAGCTCTCGACGATCTTTTCCCATTTGTCACAGTCCTCACACCCAATATCCCCGAAGCGATCCGCTTAGCAGGTTTCAAAGGCGAAGTAGGAGGATTGGAAGATATGCTCAAACTTGCAAAAGACACGCAGGCGAAGACTGCAGCGAAGACTGTGTTGCTCAAAGGGGGTCATGCGGTAATTTCGAGGGATGAGGTGTTGAGATATAAGGGACAATATGAGATCGtatgggaagaaggggacgatgaggatgatacGGTCGAGGTCCTCAGCGAATATAAATCGCTGACTCAGGTCGGTGCAGAGAGAGACTATGTGGTGGATATCCTGGTAACGGGAACCGAGGTGGTCGCTCTATTTGtgggcaagaaggtgatcagctcaagcacGCATGGGACTGGCTGCACGTTGAGCTCGGCAATAGCTTCGTCATATGCTATCAGAAAAGGCAACGATGTCCCTGGTGAGCCTGTCTGCTTCATTGGCAGCGTTCACACAATCTGACTCAAGGTTTCCAGCGGGAGGAGACGTCAAGATCTTGAAGCGAGCGATCAGCTATACTCAATCAGCAATCGCATCGGCCTTTCCTTTTGGACACGGTCATGGTCCCCTAAATCACGCCCATCTCAGTACAAGACGAGCCTTACCGCCGTGAGGCTGACGTTGTCGTGCACGCTAGTATCTCGGCTGATATGATTCTCGCTCATGCCATATTCAGCCCTACGAGACACAACCCGCATCCATTCCTTACCCATCTAATCCAATCCAATCTCCCACTATGGAAATCCTACGTCAGACATCCCTTCGTCGTGCAGCTAGGTAACGGCTCACTGCCCCGAGAATGCTTCGAACATTATATCAAACAGGACTATCACTATCTGAGACATTGTGAGCCCTTCATATCAATCCGACTGATTGTACGAGCGGTCCTGATAGGGTGCTGGGCTCAGATGCACGAGCGC comes from the Kwoniella newhampshirensis strain CBS 13917 chromosome 6, whole genome shotgun sequence genome and includes:
- a CDS encoding L-aminoadipate-semialdehyde dehydrogenase, translated to MSTVQNGVSEDELKLRLGRWTQRLGALPSLALPTDYPRPTPAKLVESFQTMSIPQTLTTTLMRLTIEFSTIFPASPLPTPYHILLTSFAILLFRYTPDPSLVVCTSAPGTTQPLLLKLDIATEMTFFDVLRQIMEREQQAADDAVPITKLVDHIKPEGPLFRVRFFDSTQVEQDPSTSLTTDLTLFLLASPSDTPATRTSIPPLYLRLAYNSLLFTQSRISAMLESLLQLLSAAAAREASHPLGSLPIRTQTQTAALPDPVADLDWCGFVGAIPDIFSANAKAHPDRVCVVQSELADGQTIMDGPSRGRRTFTYRQIDEASNVVAHALLKNGLERGEVVMVYAARSVEMLVCVMGILKAGGVFSVVDPAYPPSRQTVYLSVSTPRALLIIASAGTLSPTVSDYISENLSLRLLVPAISLSSEGAVSGSRVGETDILEPFQQYAQTSAGVVLGPDSPATLSFTSGSTGIPKGVKGRHFSLTHFFPWMGKRFELDGTSKFTMLSGIAHDPIQRDMFTPLFLGAQLHVPTADDIGTPGRLAEWMAESEVTVTHLTPAMGQLLSAQATRQIPTLKHAFFVGDVLTKRDCTRLQSLAKNVRIINMYGTTETQRAVSYFLIPSVNEDMTFLTTQKDLIPSGQGMIDVQLLVVNRTDRNVPCAVGEMGEIYVRSGGLAEGYLDPSATAEKFVTNWFGENVERPDTLAKSDPEAAKHWFGIRDRMYRSGDLGRYLPDGRVEVTGRADDQIKIRGFRIELGEIDTHLSRHPLVRENVTLVRRDKDEEKVLVSYFVPVDGDELSGLMSSSEADGIEEVDLKTEMIKGVKRYRRLIKDIREYLKKKLPSYSVPAVYFPLHKLPLNPNGKIDKPVLPFPDTSLLLPSSSATNTDMTPTQKTIHDIWLRLLPSPPPLVALDENFFDMGGHSILATRLIFEVRKAFVVNAPLGLVFDKPTIAGQAAEIDLLRNADLGVGEDSGKELSKQDAYAADLEPLVKNLPDFDPLPADFATKELTVFLTGATGFLGAFILKDLLSRRVKKVICLVRAKNSEQGVQRLRDSGEGRGVWDEKWITDGRVEAVIGDLAEEKFGLSSSEWDRIAEEADSVLHNGAIVHWVYPYAKLRAANVLSTVTALNFCASHHSKQFSFISTSAVLDNEQFVRKADELVSLGGQGLLEDDDLEEGRTGLEGGYGQSKWVAEKVIMEAGKKGLSGWILRPAYILGDSKTAVSNTDDFIWRMVKGCLQLGLIPDINNSVNLTPVNHVALLASLSTLSSSPTSAFNILHVRGHPTIRFNDLLGALSTYGYEVTQVEYVHWRTKLEQHVLETQDNALFPLLHFVLDDLPTSTKSAELDDRNAQALASSAGENKTAGVDEDLIGLYIAWLVRVGFMEEPKKKGKKTLPILQGGAMKAIGRTTAGVV
- a CDS encoding phosphomethylpyrimidine kinase, translated to MAAITFTPTLPLVPRKAPHVLTIAGSDSGGGAGIQADLKTIEAFGCYGSSVLTGLTAQNTKGVQAVHAVPTDFVIKQLQSVVEDEAPVAIKLGMLTSATTIRALAQYLPTIEKAIVVLDPVMISTSGHYLLPDDAVEALDDLFPFVTVLTPNIPEAIRLAGFKGEVGGLEDMLKLAKDTQAKTAAKTVLLKGGHAVISRDEVLRYKGQYEIVWEEGDDEDDTVEVLSEYKSLTQVGAERDYVVDILVTGTEVVALFVGKKVISSSTHGTGCTLSSAIASSYAIRKGNDVPAGGDVKILKRAISYTQSAIASAFPFGHGHGPLNHAHLSTRRALPPPTRHNPHPFLTHLIQSNLPLWKSYVRHPFVVQLGNGSLPRECFEHYIKQDYHYLRHYARAHALGAYKASSFTDITAFSEIALHIARESEMHVSYCAQFGISREDLMAAPESAPCAAYARYVIDIGTQGDILDLYMAVASCLVGYGEVGLWLKKQVKEEKAVLEGNLYRRWMEDYSGPEFLTAVHKGIENLERRIAQNPPSEEHLARLTSIWHECVRLESRFWDMGLYKLL